A region from the Sulfurospirillum tamanense genome encodes:
- the nrfH gene encoding cytochrome c nitrite reductase small subunit produces MLKPNKFLIFSALGAFIFAVGMFAYTVHASKALSYLSSDPKACINCHVMNTQYATWQHSAHFGNATCVDCHLPRGDFVDKYIAKAVDGWNHSVAFTLQSFDHSIKISDDGARRVQENCISCHASLTSTLVSNADKYHTFDDSSVDTGRRCWECHKGVPHGKVRGLTTTPNNLGVKEVL; encoded by the coding sequence ATGTTGAAACCAAATAAATTCCTTATATTTAGTGCATTGGGTGCATTTATCTTTGCTGTAGGAATGTTTGCCTACACAGTGCATGCATCAAAAGCACTCTCCTACCTCTCTAGCGATCCTAAAGCGTGCATCAATTGTCATGTTATGAACACACAATACGCCACATGGCAACACAGTGCGCATTTTGGAAACGCAACCTGTGTAGATTGCCATTTGCCGCGCGGGGATTTTGTGGACAAATACATCGCTAAAGCGGTTGATGGCTGGAATCACTCAGTTGCCTTTACGCTGCAGAGTTTTGACCACAGCATCAAAATCAGCGATGATGGCGCAAGGCGTGTGCAAGAGAATTGTATCTCCTGCCATGCAAGCCTTACTTCGACGCTAGTGAGCAATGCAGACAAGTACCACACCTTTGATGATTCAAGTGTGGATACAGGGAGACGATGCTGGGAGTGCCATAAGGGCGTGCCTCACGGGAAGGTGCGAGGACTAACAACAACGCCAAATAACTTGGGCGTTAAAGAAGTACTATAA
- a CDS encoding Crp/Fnr family transcriptional regulator has product MVDLQTIPLFSKLSQEDLAILERISTVKSYQKGEILFFEGEEPTYLHVLLDGVLKLYKTNFKGTQIFLHQFYPISFVAELANFEAIPYPATAEFMVDGQVLKIEYETFKKELLNNPELSFKIIQSLSAKLKIMSEVVHKEIILTSEAKVAKFIIEHTEFFGDFKHTKIASLVNLTPETLSRTLTKFKQQGLISMDETLRITQFDGEKLRQIFE; this is encoded by the coding sequence ATGGTTGATTTACAAACAATCCCCTTGTTTTCAAAACTTAGCCAAGAAGATTTGGCGATTTTGGAACGCATTAGTACGGTGAAGTCTTATCAAAAAGGGGAGATTCTCTTTTTTGAGGGAGAAGAACCGACGTATTTACATGTACTCCTTGATGGGGTGTTAAAACTCTATAAGACCAATTTCAAAGGGACGCAGATTTTTTTGCACCAGTTTTACCCCATCTCTTTTGTGGCTGAGTTGGCTAACTTTGAAGCCATTCCCTATCCTGCTACAGCTGAGTTTATGGTGGATGGGCAAGTGCTTAAAATCGAATATGAAACCTTTAAGAAAGAGCTGCTTAATAACCCTGAGCTCTCCTTTAAAATCATCCAATCCCTCTCTGCAAAGCTAAAAATCATGTCCGAAGTAGTACACAAGGAGATTATCCTCACCTCTGAAGCCAAGGTGGCGAAGTTTATTATCGAGCATACGGAGTTTTTTGGGGATTTTAAACACACCAAGATTGCATCCCTTGTGAATCTTACTCCCGAAACCCTTTCACGCACCCTAACGAAATTCAAACAACAAGGTCTGATTAGCATGGACGAAACGTTGCGGATTACACAGTTTGATGGGGAAAAACTACGCCAGATTTTTGAGTAG
- a CDS encoding MarC family protein, with protein MGDFSLFSTAILLVFVLDPFGNVPVILSILKGIPKERQRRIIAREMAIGLVILALFLFFGESFLAMMHLETEAVRIAGAVIFFVIGVKMIFPGEAGSASLYGKEGEPFVVPIAMPLVAGPSALATLLVLSSAHAEATGTLFGALLLAWLFSAVVMLLSPFLLQVLKPKGLMALERLMGMLLLMLAVQMFIDGVRGLVALGV; from the coding sequence GTGGGTGATTTTTCCCTTTTCTCAACAGCAATTTTACTGGTATTTGTGTTGGACCCTTTTGGAAACGTGCCCGTGATTTTGAGTATTTTAAAGGGAATTCCCAAAGAGAGGCAGCGGCGGATTATCGCTAGAGAGATGGCCATTGGCCTAGTGATTTTGGCCCTCTTTTTGTTTTTTGGTGAAAGTTTTTTAGCCATGATGCACCTTGAAACCGAAGCGGTGCGCATCGCAGGGGCGGTCATCTTTTTTGTCATTGGGGTGAAGATGATTTTTCCAGGAGAGGCGGGGAGTGCGAGCTTGTATGGCAAAGAAGGAGAACCCTTTGTGGTGCCCATTGCGATGCCTTTAGTGGCAGGCCCTTCGGCGCTAGCGACGTTGTTGGTGCTCTCTAGTGCCCACGCTGAGGCCACGGGAACGCTTTTTGGTGCACTTCTTTTGGCGTGGCTATTTTCGGCGGTTGTGATGCTGCTTTCGCCTTTTTTACTCCAAGTATTAAAGCCCAAGGGTCTAATGGCACTAGAGCGGCTCATGGGAATGTTGCTCTTGATGTTGGCAGTGCAAATGTTTATCGACGGAGTGCGCGGGCTCGTTGCGCTAGGAGTTTAG
- a CDS encoding manganese-dependent inorganic pyrophosphatase, which produces MPIYVVGHTNPDSDSICGAISLAYLKTQLGQPCMPARQGEISPETRFILEKFGVEAPALKTEYADEEVYIVDHSDLAQSPKDIKQATILGIVDHHKLGDLTTDTPLECWIRPVGCSNTIIKQMYDYHNVEIPKDIAGIMLCAILSDTVIFKSPTCTREDTKAVKELAKIVGLEDPRALGMEMFIVKSAVKGTSPRELIMRDFKDFNMSGSMVGIGQLEVVDLSVFDEMKEALFAELEVMKNEANRHSIMLLLTDIITEGSQLLCLSDAPEKVEHAFNTTLESRQAWLPKVLSRKKQVVPFLEKVFAS; this is translated from the coding sequence ATGCCTATTTATGTCGTTGGCCACACCAATCCCGATTCAGACTCCATCTGTGGCGCCATTTCCCTTGCGTACCTTAAAACCCAACTCGGACAACCCTGTATGCCTGCACGCCAAGGAGAAATCAGCCCTGAAACGCGCTTTATTTTGGAAAAATTTGGCGTAGAAGCCCCTGCGCTTAAAACCGAATACGCAGACGAAGAGGTCTACATCGTGGACCACTCCGACCTTGCCCAAAGCCCCAAAGACATCAAGCAAGCGACCATTCTTGGCATCGTCGACCACCACAAACTGGGTGACCTCACGACCGACACACCCCTAGAGTGTTGGATTCGCCCCGTGGGATGTTCTAACACCATCATCAAGCAAATGTACGATTACCATAATGTGGAAATCCCCAAAGACATCGCAGGCATTATGCTCTGCGCCATTTTAAGCGACACAGTTATTTTCAAATCCCCCACCTGCACCCGCGAAGACACCAAAGCCGTCAAAGAGCTCGCCAAAATCGTCGGACTTGAAGACCCACGCGCCCTTGGCATGGAGATGTTCATAGTCAAGTCCGCGGTTAAGGGCACAAGTCCAAGAGAGCTCATCATGCGCGATTTTAAAGACTTTAACATGAGCGGTTCCATGGTGGGCATCGGGCAACTCGAAGTGGTAGATTTGAGTGTATTCGATGAAATGAAAGAGGCACTCTTCGCCGAACTTGAAGTCATGAAAAACGAAGCAAACCGCCACAGCATCATGCTTCTTTTGACCGACATTATCACTGAAGGTTCGCAACTTTTGTGCCTCAGTGACGCCCCTGAAAAAGTCGAACACGCCTTTAACACCACCCTTGAAAGCCGCCAAGCGTGGCTTCCTAAAGTCCTTAGCCGCAAAAAACAAGTGGTGCCCTTCCTCGAAAAGGTATTTGCCTCTTAA
- a CDS encoding Rieske 2Fe-2S domain-containing protein yields the protein MQRRTFNKVLGSGLLVAASPSLIKGLLFANDGTLFASYERALLVDEKGEPVRLGALATEVPYVFHYPHIATPCFLIKLPEPLKQEVALKSSSGETYLWKGGVGKEKNVVAFSAICSHALTHPNPEDSFITYVPKGGQTMAYDKGGVVVCSSHLSAFDPKQGAKSVAGEAKDPLASIVLEYDEANDKVYASGVLGMEMFHQYFRIFRPQLADRFQSARKARQLVKVSTATVTLSAFTKEIIQY from the coding sequence ATGCAGCGACGGACATTTAACAAAGTGTTGGGCTCAGGTTTGTTGGTGGCGGCTTCCCCGTCGCTTATTAAAGGACTTTTATTTGCCAACGATGGCACACTCTTTGCCAGTTACGAAAGAGCTTTGCTGGTGGATGAAAAAGGTGAGCCTGTTCGCCTTGGCGCCCTTGCCACAGAAGTGCCTTACGTATTTCACTACCCTCATATTGCCACACCCTGTTTTCTCATCAAGCTTCCAGAGCCCCTCAAGCAAGAGGTTGCCCTAAAATCTTCTTCTGGAGAAACCTATCTTTGGAAAGGCGGTGTGGGCAAGGAAAAGAATGTGGTTGCTTTTAGCGCCATCTGCTCCCATGCGCTCACGCATCCCAACCCAGAAGACAGTTTCATTACCTATGTTCCCAAAGGTGGACAAACCATGGCTTATGACAAAGGTGGTGTAGTGGTCTGCTCTTCTCATCTTTCGGCTTTTGACCCAAAGCAAGGCGCTAAAAGCGTAGCAGGGGAGGCCAAAGACCCTCTTGCCTCTATCGTGCTTGAATACGACGAAGCCAATGATAAAGTCTATGCTTCTGGCGTACTGGGCATGGAGATGTTCCATCAGTATTTTCGTATTTTCCGCCCACAACTGGCCGACAGGTTTCAAAGCGCGCGCAAGGCGAGACAACTTGTCAAAGTTTCCACCGCCACAGTAACGCTGAGTGCATTTACAAAAGAAATTATCCAATACTAA
- a CDS encoding FAD-dependent oxidoreductase: MGLNRRDVLKVGGLSVVAAAVGGCSSLIEPKTPKEKQKTQPTLMPAPKGNRVVVVGGGFGGLALAKSVRQNNPESEVVVLERRDLFFSCPFSNTYLAEMDGADLNVLTRDYYGPAQEFGYRFIQCEVLGIDRAKKTVTTSHGTIGYDILALSPGIAYAYDQQFPQWDAAKIARVAQEAPSAMLAGNEHLALKRQLEQMDDGDVVITVPFGKYRCPPAPYERACMIAHYMEKEGIEGKVIILDAANEPQAKAGAFKEAFNDLFKDRIVFVGEVKIKDVNLDAKEIVYTTEDDNFNIKEHVLPYQVLNLIPQNKANPVIAMAGIETNAWGGARLKGAGFVSVSDPSVYVVGDCVGHGVPASGQAANWAGKRAGSHIALRLAGKSVDEMAGIPFKNANMCYSMVGADPEEAIMVTHEFVFENGGLLGKGFVPKDATTGKFRTPQLGKATREWYRGIMSDMFGV, translated from the coding sequence ATGGGATTAAATCGTAGAGACGTATTAAAAGTCGGCGGCTTAAGTGTGGTTGCTGCTGCAGTAGGCGGATGTAGCTCTTTGATAGAACCAAAAACTCCAAAGGAAAAACAAAAAACACAACCAACGTTGATGCCTGCCCCAAAAGGAAACCGCGTAGTGGTAGTTGGTGGTGGATTTGGAGGGCTTGCCCTTGCAAAATCTGTACGCCAGAACAATCCTGAGAGTGAAGTGGTAGTGTTAGAGCGTCGCGACCTTTTCTTTTCGTGCCCTTTTTCCAATACCTACCTTGCGGAAATGGATGGGGCGGATTTGAATGTGTTGACGCGGGATTATTACGGGCCAGCTCAAGAGTTTGGGTATCGGTTTATCCAGTGCGAAGTGTTAGGTATTGATAGGGCTAAAAAAACTGTTACCACGAGCCATGGAACTATAGGCTATGATATTTTGGCGCTTTCTCCAGGGATTGCCTATGCTTATGACCAACAATTTCCTCAGTGGGATGCCGCTAAAATTGCTCGGGTAGCCCAAGAAGCGCCTTCGGCAATGCTTGCGGGCAATGAGCACCTTGCGCTAAAGCGCCAATTGGAGCAAATGGATGATGGAGATGTGGTTATTACGGTTCCTTTTGGTAAATACCGCTGCCCACCCGCACCCTATGAGCGTGCGTGCATGATTGCACATTATATGGAGAAAGAAGGCATCGAAGGCAAGGTGATTATTTTAGATGCGGCCAATGAGCCTCAAGCCAAAGCAGGTGCGTTTAAAGAAGCATTCAATGACCTCTTTAAAGACCGCATTGTTTTTGTTGGAGAGGTTAAGATTAAAGACGTTAATTTGGATGCTAAAGAGATTGTCTACACAACAGAAGACGATAACTTCAACATCAAAGAGCACGTTTTGCCTTATCAGGTGTTGAATCTTATTCCCCAAAACAAAGCCAATCCAGTGATTGCCATGGCAGGTATTGAGACAAATGCTTGGGGTGGCGCGCGGCTTAAGGGAGCAGGTTTTGTCTCTGTGAGTGACCCTAGTGTTTATGTGGTTGGGGATTGTGTGGGGCACGGTGTTCCTGCTAGTGGTCAGGCGGCAAACTGGGCTGGTAAGCGTGCAGGTAGCCATATTGCCCTACGCCTTGCGGGCAAATCGGTAGATGAAATGGCTGGAATTCCTTTTAAAAATGCCAACATGTGCTACTCTATGGTGGGGGCCGATCCGGAAGAGGCAATTATGGTTACTCATGAGTTTGTCTTTGAAAATGGAGGTTTGCTAGGCAAGGGTTTTGTGCCTAAGGATGCCACAACTGGAAAATTCAGAACGCCGCAACTTGGCAAGGCTACAAGGGAGTGGTACCGAGGGATTATGAGCGATATGTTTGGGGTGTAA
- a CDS encoding glutamate--tRNA ligase family protein — MYRFALSPTEDMHLGNLRVALLNYLCAKKDGARFHVRIMDNNKARNGDGKDQEMLNTLAVFGIAYDVLHYQSEALKFHHQCAASLLSNGKAFSCFCTSQTLKTKEKIAKSNGEAYLYDGTCETLSNEEVLNNEGPFTVRIKASTQNPERFVLLHHDKSPTEDFACAVDDMLQGVGVVLDDEECVARASKHEYIRHSLGFNETLRTVALPVLLNTKGEKMGAQDDGWRVDWLLEQGFLPQAISNYLLLLSTNAPCELFTAEEALAWLDASKGFAPSAPFDIRTLRHLNREHLLRMEDAKLAALLDFSGADFGKLAKIYAKEAPTLKELKPKLHAIFSPKVPPKGAEEAFKTLQNALLQAPHCQTLEVLRAHLELTCKGESSLELLYVLLTGSSHGPALEELYPLITPYLKEIVRS, encoded by the coding sequence ATGTACCGATTTGCCCTCTCTCCCACAGAAGATATGCACCTAGGCAACCTTCGCGTTGCACTGCTTAATTACCTGTGTGCCAAAAAGGATGGGGCGCGTTTTCATGTGCGCATTATGGATAACAACAAGGCGCGCAACGGAGATGGCAAAGACCAAGAGATGCTAAACACGCTTGCCGTTTTTGGCATCGCTTATGACGTCTTGCATTACCAAAGCGAAGCCCTAAAATTCCACCACCAATGTGCCGCCTCCTTACTCTCAAATGGCAAAGCTTTTTCGTGTTTTTGTACCTCTCAAACCCTCAAAACCAAAGAAAAAATAGCTAAAAGCAACGGTGAAGCTTACTTGTACGATGGCACGTGCGAAACCCTAAGCAACGAAGAGGTGCTTAACAACGAAGGGCCCTTTACGGTGCGCATCAAAGCCTCAACCCAAAACCCCGAACGCTTTGTCCTACTTCACCACGACAAAAGCCCTACGGAAGATTTTGCTTGCGCGGTGGATGACATGCTCCAAGGCGTTGGCGTGGTGCTTGATGACGAAGAGTGCGTGGCACGAGCGTCCAAGCACGAATACATCCGCCATAGCCTTGGGTTTAATGAAACCTTACGCACCGTTGCATTACCCGTCCTCTTAAATACCAAAGGCGAAAAAATGGGTGCTCAAGATGACGGGTGGCGAGTGGACTGGTTACTAGAACAAGGGTTTTTACCCCAAGCCATCAGCAACTACCTTCTTTTGCTTAGCACCAACGCCCCTTGCGAACTCTTCACCGCCGAAGAGGCACTGGCATGGCTTGATGCGAGCAAGGGCTTTGCTCCTAGCGCACCCTTTGACATACGCACCTTGCGCCACCTCAACCGCGAACACCTCTTGCGCATGGAAGATGCGAAACTGGCTGCGTTGCTGGACTTTTCGGGAGCCGATTTTGGAAAATTGGCTAAAATCTACGCCAAAGAAGCCCCAACGCTAAAAGAGCTTAAACCCAAACTTCACGCCATCTTTTCCCCAAAAGTCCCGCCAAAGGGCGCCGAAGAGGCGTTTAAAACCTTACAAAATGCCCTGCTTCAAGCACCCCATTGCCAAACCCTTGAAGTGCTTAGGGCACACCTTGAGCTTACATGTAAAGGCGAAAGCTCTCTTGAGCTTTTGTATGTTCTGCTCACAGGCTCTTCCCACGGGCCAGCACTTGAAGAACTCTACCCTCTTATCACCCCATACCTAAAGGAGATTGTCCGCTCATGA
- a CDS encoding YggT family protein — protein sequence MIFSTLIEAIAQILHMVITIYIWVIIIAALITWVRPDPYNPIVQALMRLTQPVYAFIRRYIPTVIGGIDLAPIIVILGLQFLDLFLVKLLFGLANGL from the coding sequence ATGATTTTTTCAACACTTATCGAAGCTATCGCACAGATACTACACATGGTGATTACTATCTATATCTGGGTTATTATTATTGCTGCCCTTATCACATGGGTACGTCCTGACCCTTACAATCCCATTGTTCAAGCCCTTATGCGCCTCACGCAGCCTGTGTATGCCTTTATTCGCCGCTACATTCCCACAGTCATCGGCGGGATTGATTTGGCGCCTATTATTGTGATTTTAGGATTGCAGTTTTTAGACCTGTTTCTTGTAAAGTTACTTTTTGGGTTGGCTAATGGGCTTTAA
- a CDS encoding lytic transglycosylase domain-containing protein, with protein sequence MGWLMGFNRVGSVLLAGSLFTCNLFGVALSIEILSAYPRSLAKDYYIHRYLTENNPTGAEAWELLGQVSRMSNTLLYAFGDTVEEPGFKEAIRCLRLKTEDFIKASVDCQAIRATPYVMLSLEKSQQERLKTRLQKAYPELFSWLDPLLSTTPLQAMLENETKHFLYLYTSGGEAFRKEVLNQPLSEETLLTLSTQPLFERFLTQVVFERTQTNVAASLLALSPQKAPSLSGQSAFLLGLNALEQTQKELALAWFDASFKSAYNRQDKDRALFWSYLLTKEEAYLKTLTQSFEPNLYTLAARERLGAEEFEVASPTPTVSALKNYSITDPFTWRLTLEHIRKSEDLGVFSERFFTEETLPQYAFIKERQERFQTPYFITPYAQHLEGLAPKRKALILAIARQESRFIPAAVSTSYALGMMQFMPFLARDIAKKEGIKSFDIDHMFQPKIAYRFANIHLDYLESWLYHPLFVAYAYNGGIGFTRRMLTRGDLFNEGPYEPFLSMELVPYAESREYGKKVLTNYIIYSRQAGLNVSIWDLFQSLSEPAATDRFRSAK encoded by the coding sequence TTGGGTTGGCTAATGGGCTTTAACCGCGTCGGGTCTGTTTTACTTGCGGGGTCTTTGTTTACATGTAACCTTTTTGGGGTAGCGCTGAGCATTGAAATCCTAAGTGCCTACCCCAGAAGCCTCGCAAAAGATTATTACATACACCGGTACCTCACCGAAAACAACCCCACGGGCGCGGAAGCTTGGGAACTTTTAGGCCAAGTCAGTCGCATGAGCAATACCTTGCTTTACGCCTTTGGGGACACCGTAGAAGAGCCTGGGTTCAAAGAAGCCATTAGGTGTTTGCGCTTAAAAACAGAGGATTTCATCAAAGCCTCTGTGGATTGCCAAGCCATTCGCGCTACGCCTTATGTGATGCTTTCTTTGGAAAAAAGCCAACAAGAACGCCTAAAAACACGCCTCCAAAAAGCCTATCCTGAGCTCTTTTCATGGCTTGACCCCTTGCTCTCAACCACGCCCCTTCAAGCAATGCTTGAAAACGAAACCAAACACTTTCTCTATCTTTACACAAGTGGTGGCGAAGCGTTTCGCAAAGAGGTGCTCAACCAACCTCTTTCAGAAGAAACCCTCCTTACCCTGAGCACCCAACCGCTGTTTGAACGCTTTCTTACTCAGGTGGTTTTTGAACGCACCCAGACCAATGTAGCCGCTTCATTGCTAGCACTTTCCCCTCAAAAGGCTCCTTCTCTTTCGGGTCAGAGTGCCTTTTTGCTGGGCCTTAACGCCCTTGAACAAACACAAAAAGAGCTTGCCCTTGCTTGGTTTGACGCGAGCTTTAAAAGCGCCTACAACCGCCAAGACAAAGACAGAGCGCTTTTTTGGAGCTATCTTCTCACCAAAGAAGAAGCTTACCTCAAAACCCTAACCCAAAGTTTTGAGCCCAACCTCTACACCTTGGCCGCCCGTGAGCGCTTGGGTGCAGAGGAATTTGAAGTCGCTTCGCCTACGCCAACTGTTTCTGCGCTGAAAAACTACTCCATCACCGACCCATTTACGTGGCGGCTAACGCTGGAACACATCAGAAAAAGTGAAGATTTAGGAGTCTTTTCTGAGCGTTTTTTCACCGAAGAGACTCTGCCTCAATACGCCTTTATCAAAGAGCGACAAGAGCGTTTTCAAACCCCTTATTTCATCACGCCTTACGCGCAACATCTTGAAGGGCTTGCCCCCAAACGCAAAGCACTCATTTTAGCCATCGCCAGACAAGAGAGCCGTTTTATTCCCGCTGCAGTTTCTACTTCATACGCCCTTGGCATGATGCAGTTTATGCCTTTTTTGGCCCGCGACATTGCCAAAAAAGAAGGAATAAAATCCTTTGACATCGACCACATGTTTCAACCCAAAATCGCTTACCGTTTTGCGAATATTCACCTTGATTACCTTGAATCATGGCTCTACCATCCCCTTTTTGTAGCATATGCGTACAACGGAGGGATAGGGTTTACAAGGCGCATGTTAACGCGGGGGGATTTGTTTAACGAAGGGCCTTATGAGCCATTTTTAAGCATGGAATTGGTGCCTTACGCAGAAAGCCGCGAATACGGCAAAAAAGTGCTCACTAATTACATTATCTACAGCCGCCAAGCGGGGCTAAATGTCTCTATCTGGGATCTTTTTCAAAGTTTAAGCGAACCTGCCGCAACGGATCGATTTCGATCTGCAAAATAA
- the mobB gene encoding molybdopterin-guanine dinucleotide biosynthesis protein B, protein MNARAIAFSGPSNSGKTTAIVKVANILSQTYKLAIIKHDPSDKAVFDKEGKDSWKFSQTGAEVVVASPSRTTYFSKQSRDIEGIISMLGEFEILLVEGLKTLPLPRISVFRDRLDPAYFDVSDALAVDESVDLKAYDIPSHLDILDLNDPEALCAWILAHAKEVRREND, encoded by the coding sequence ATGAACGCACGCGCCATCGCCTTTTCAGGACCTTCTAACAGTGGTAAAACAACCGCCATTGTCAAAGTTGCCAATATCCTAAGCCAAACCTACAAGCTCGCCATCATCAAGCATGACCCCAGCGACAAAGCTGTCTTTGACAAAGAGGGAAAAGACAGTTGGAAATTTAGTCAAACGGGTGCAGAAGTTGTGGTCGCCTCCCCTAGTCGCACCACCTATTTTTCCAAACAATCCCGCGACATTGAGGGCATTATTAGCATGCTTGGGGAGTTTGAGATTTTGTTAGTCGAGGGCCTTAAAACCCTTCCTCTGCCACGTATTTCTGTCTTTCGCGACCGCTTAGACCCTGCGTATTTTGACGTCAGCGACGCGTTGGCCGTGGATGAGAGCGTGGATTTAAAAGCGTATGACATCCCCTCTCACTTAGACATCCTTGACCTAAACGACCCCGAGGCCTTGTGCGCGTGGATTTTGGCCCACGCCAAAGAGGTAAGGAGAGAAAATGACTGA
- a CDS encoding class 1 fructose-bisphosphatase has product MTEIFDAIKHAAIGISRAIVNADTGATSHTNATGDTQLKLDVLSDHIIEEAFASVTSVQAIISEEKEVQTPLHVKGRYIVGYDPLDGSSLVDVNLSVGSIFGIYEGGISGANLKAAVYVVYGPRVELVIAHEDVRLYRLTPEGAFAFVRTLTLNPKGKLNAPGGTQQHWPAHHKAMIGGLFAQGYRLRYSGGMVPDLHQILLKGGGLFSYPATSDVPKGKLRMVFEVFPFAFVYTLAGGEAIDGNVPLLSLTPSHAHDTTPCFFGSREEIATVRATYANH; this is encoded by the coding sequence ATGACTGAGATTTTTGACGCCATCAAACACGCCGCCATTGGCATTAGCCGTGCCATCGTAAACGCCGACACGGGCGCCACAAGCCACACCAACGCCACGGGCGATACCCAACTTAAACTTGATGTCTTAAGCGACCACATCATCGAAGAAGCCTTTGCTTCAGTAACTAGCGTGCAAGCCATCATTAGCGAAGAAAAAGAGGTTCAAACCCCCTTACATGTAAAAGGACGCTACATCGTCGGGTACGACCCATTGGATGGGTCAAGTTTGGTGGATGTCAACCTGAGCGTGGGCTCTATCTTTGGGATTTACGAAGGGGGCATTAGCGGGGCAAACCTCAAAGCCGCCGTGTACGTGGTATACGGCCCTAGGGTCGAGCTAGTCATCGCTCACGAAGACGTGCGGCTTTACCGCCTCACTCCGGAAGGTGCGTTTGCTTTTGTGCGTACCTTGACCTTAAACCCCAAAGGCAAACTCAACGCCCCAGGAGGCACCCAGCAGCACTGGCCTGCCCATCACAAAGCCATGATTGGTGGGCTGTTTGCTCAAGGGTACCGCTTGCGCTACTCAGGGGGCATGGTGCCAGACTTGCACCAAATTCTCCTCAAAGGGGGCGGGTTGTTTTCCTATCCTGCTACGTCTGATGTACCCAAAGGAAAACTGCGCATGGTCTTTGAAGTGTTTCCCTTTGCCTTTGTTTACACCCTAGCAGGCGGCGAAGCCATTGATGGCAACGTGCCTTTACTAAGCCTCACACCTAGCCATGCCCACGACACCACGCCATGCTTTTTTGGTTCCCGTGAAGAAATCGCCACGGTGAGGGCAACCTATGCAAACCACTGA